The Exiguobacterium aurantiacum DSM 6208 genome includes a window with the following:
- a CDS encoding aldo/keto reductase: protein MQRIALTEDLSFSRIVHGMWRLAEWDMSTQERLTFIEQCIELGITTFDHADIYGGYTCEGLFGEALRLKPELRDQIEIVTKTGIKLTGDFNPGQTLNHYDTTKAHIIRQAERSLQELAIDQIDTLLIHRPDPLMDPDEVAEAFTALHESGKVRTFGVSNHLPSQQRLLQSRLPFKLVTNQLELSPMQLKHFEDGAVDLCHEERMPLMAWSPLAGGRLFSEEDYAPLRDTLHTIAARHDVSGIDTVVYAWLLAHPARILPIIGSGKIERVQSGVEALKIELTREEWFEILKAARGRDVD, encoded by the coding sequence ATGCAACGAATCGCACTAACGGAAGATTTATCGTTTTCACGCATCGTCCACGGCATGTGGCGTCTCGCTGAATGGGACATGTCTACGCAAGAACGCCTCACATTCATCGAGCAGTGTATCGAGCTTGGGATCACGACGTTCGATCACGCCGACATTTACGGCGGGTACACGTGTGAAGGCTTATTTGGAGAAGCGCTTCGTTTGAAGCCAGAACTTCGCGACCAAATCGAAATCGTGACGAAGACGGGCATCAAATTGACGGGCGACTTCAACCCAGGCCAGACGCTCAATCATTACGACACGACGAAAGCACATATTATCCGCCAAGCCGAGCGGTCGTTACAAGAGCTTGCCATCGACCAGATCGACACGTTGTTGATCCATCGTCCCGACCCTTTGATGGACCCGGACGAAGTCGCCGAGGCGTTCACCGCATTACACGAGAGCGGAAAAGTCCGGACGTTCGGAGTGTCAAACCACTTGCCGTCACAACAGCGTCTCCTTCAGTCTCGTTTGCCGTTCAAGCTCGTCACGAATCAGCTCGAACTGTCTCCGATGCAACTGAAGCATTTCGAGGACGGGGCGGTCGACCTGTGCCATGAAGAACGGATGCCGCTCATGGCCTGGAGCCCGCTCGCCGGCGGCCGTTTGTTCTCAGAAGAGGACTACGCTCCACTCCGTGACACGCTCCACACGATTGCCGCACGCCATGACGTGAGCGGAATCGATACAGTCGTGTACGCCTGGTTGCTCGCGCATCCAGCTCGTATCTTGCCAATCATCGGTTCTGGGAAAATAGAACGAGTCCAGAGCGGCGTTGAAGCGCTTAAAATCGAGCTCACACGAGAAGAATGGTTCGAAATTTTGAAGGCCGCTCGTGGCCGCGACGTCGATTGA
- a CDS encoding serine/threonine protein kinase: protein MNRYDLLADVSFDQSGEETRVMHMHESLELHGIGRSAAVFRINGTRLVIKVFFPGFTHIAAEEAVVYETLEPLPQFPRLYEVGPNYIVIDYIEGKTLFECLTEGIWIDAAYVDDVDAALSAARRRGLTPSDVHLRNIILSSDGRIFLIDLARFRQGQQIDHQWEDLKRMYRIYRLRFVPKRYSERLLNAVAFWYRTVVFLLRIREQQ from the coding sequence ATGAACCGTTACGATTTACTGGCTGACGTGTCGTTTGACCAGTCCGGCGAGGAGACGCGTGTAATGCATATGCACGAAAGCCTCGAGTTGCATGGTATCGGGCGCAGCGCCGCTGTGTTTCGAATTAACGGTACCCGTCTCGTCATCAAAGTGTTTTTCCCTGGCTTCACGCATATCGCGGCCGAGGAAGCGGTCGTTTATGAGACGCTAGAACCTCTTCCGCAGTTCCCACGCTTATACGAGGTCGGACCGAACTATATCGTCATCGATTATATCGAAGGAAAGACGCTGTTCGAATGTCTGACCGAAGGGATTTGGATTGACGCGGCGTATGTTGACGATGTCGACGCGGCGCTCAGCGCGGCGCGGAGGCGCGGTCTCACCCCGTCAGATGTTCATCTGCGGAATATCATCTTGAGCTCGGACGGTCGTATCTTTTTAATCGATTTGGCCAGATTTCGCCAAGGTCAACAAATTGATCACCAATGGGAAGACTTGAAGCGGATGTATCGTATTTATCGGCTTCGTTTCGTGCCAAAGCGCTATTCCGAACGGTTGTTGAACGCGGTCGCTTTCTGGTATCGAACGGTCGTTTTTCTTTTGCGGATTAGGGAACAACAATAA
- a CDS encoding four-helix bundle copper-binding protein encodes MHRIYANELETLHDCVETCNYCLESCLEEKDVKMMVDCIRLDRECAAMCAFLAEAMTRDSAFVPELARACAVVCKACAQECEKHKHEHCQECARVCFECASMCDRLAA; translated from the coding sequence ATGCATCGGATTTATGCGAACGAACTGGAGACGTTACATGACTGTGTCGAGACGTGCAATTACTGTTTAGAATCGTGTTTAGAAGAGAAAGACGTGAAGATGATGGTCGATTGCATCCGGCTCGACCGGGAGTGTGCGGCGATGTGTGCATTTCTCGCCGAGGCGATGACGCGTGATTCCGCGTTCGTACCGGAACTCGCCCGGGCGTGTGCCGTCGTCTGTAAGGCGTGCGCCCAAGAGTGTGAGAAACATAAACATGAGCATTGCCAAGAGTGCGCCCGGGTCTGCTTCGAGTGCGCCTCGATGTGTGACCGTTTGGCGGCGTGA
- a CDS encoding GNAT family N-acetyltransferase, with amino-acid sequence MIRNCRRDDLQAVLHIYNDAIVNSTAVYHYEPVTFQNRVAWYEDKKAQGFPMIVWEEGDVVMGFATFGPFRPWPAYKYTVEHSVYVHPGYRGKGIGNKLLREIIRLAEAREYKTVIGGIDASNVTSIRAHEKVGFVHSGTIKQAGYKFGKWLDLSFYQLELKGPETPEEG; translated from the coding sequence ATGATTCGCAATTGCCGACGTGACGACCTTCAAGCCGTTTTACATATTTATAATGATGCCATCGTCAACAGTACTGCCGTGTACCATTACGAACCGGTCACGTTCCAAAACCGGGTCGCCTGGTATGAAGACAAGAAAGCGCAAGGGTTCCCGATGATCGTCTGGGAAGAAGGGGACGTCGTCATGGGATTTGCCACGTTCGGTCCGTTCCGTCCATGGCCGGCTTATAAGTATACGGTCGAACATTCCGTTTACGTCCACCCAGGGTATCGTGGGAAAGGGATTGGCAACAAGTTGCTCCGTGAGATCATCCGTCTCGCCGAGGCTCGGGAGTATAAGACGGTCATCGGAGGCATCGATGCGTCGAACGTGACGAGCATTCGGGCCCATGAAAAAGTTGGGTTCGTTCATTCAGGCACGATCAAACAGGCCGGCTATAAGTTTGGGAAGTGGCTCGACTTGTCATTTTATCAACTCGAATTGAAAGGTCCCGAGACGCCGGAAGAGGGCTGA
- a CDS encoding zinc ribbon domain-containing protein YjdM has protein sequence MTELPNCPKCQSSYVYEDGSLLICPECAYEWSPTEAAEAEANAQIKDANGNVLQDGDTVTVIKDLKVKGTSLVVKQGTKVKGIRLVDGDHDIDCKIDGFGAMKLKSEFVKKL, from the coding sequence ATGACAGAATTACCGAATTGTCCGAAATGCCAATCATCATACGTCTACGAGGACGGGAGCTTGCTCATCTGCCCGGAATGCGCCTACGAGTGGTCGCCGACCGAGGCGGCTGAAGCGGAAGCGAACGCGCAAATCAAAGACGCGAACGGGAACGTGCTCCAAGACGGGGACACGGTCACGGTCATCAAAGATTTGAAAGTGAAAGGGACGTCGCTCGTCGTCAAACAAGGCACGAAAGTGAAAGGGATCCGCCTCGTCGACGGCGACCATGACATCGACTGCAAGATCGATGGGTTCGGGGCGATGAAACTGAAGTCTGAGTTTGTAAAAAAACTATAA
- a CDS encoding aldehyde dehydrogenase family protein codes for MHTDFTKMYMNGQWVEGSSDKSIDNVNPFTDETLFSIRSADESDLDNAYSVAKAAQAEWATMLPQDRRALIERFAELTLEHKDEIIDWLVKESGSTRIKAEGEFAASIAIIKEAATFPFRMDGLIKPSIVPNKENRVYRKPLGVIGVISPWNFPFHLAVRSIVSALATGNTVVVKPATATPVTGGLLFASLFEEAGLPKGVLNVIVGRGSEIGDAIVEHPIPKLISFTGSTEVGKGIAEKAGRSLKKTALELGGNNVFVVLDDADIDRAVESAVYSKFFHQGQICMSTNRILVAESIHDAFLEKFVERVRALKFGNPNESDTQVGPLIDHDQVERILDQIDKTVNAGATLHVGGKADGNVLEPTVLSGVTNDMPLAKNEIFGPVAVILSFKDDAEALKLSNELPYGLSGAVHGSVYRATEFARQVETGMIHVNDQSVNDEPHLPFGGEKDSGLGRFNGEWVLEEFTTLQWVSVMHERREYKPFFS; via the coding sequence ATGCATACCGATTTTACGAAGATGTACATGAACGGCCAGTGGGTCGAAGGCTCGAGCGACAAGTCGATCGACAACGTGAACCCGTTCACGGACGAGACATTGTTCTCAATTCGATCGGCCGACGAAAGTGATTTAGACAACGCCTACAGCGTAGCGAAAGCAGCACAAGCCGAGTGGGCGACGATGCTCCCGCAGGACCGACGTGCCTTGATCGAACGTTTCGCGGAACTGACGCTCGAGCATAAGGATGAGATTATCGACTGGCTCGTCAAAGAGTCGGGCAGTACCCGCATCAAGGCCGAAGGTGAGTTTGCCGCCTCGATCGCCATCATCAAAGAAGCGGCGACGTTCCCGTTCCGGATGGACGGGCTCATCAAACCGTCCATCGTCCCGAACAAAGAGAACCGGGTCTATCGGAAACCGCTCGGTGTCATCGGCGTCATCAGTCCTTGGAACTTCCCGTTCCATCTCGCGGTCCGCTCGATCGTCTCGGCCCTCGCGACGGGCAATACGGTCGTCGTCAAACCGGCGACGGCGACACCGGTCACGGGCGGTCTCCTCTTCGCTTCATTATTTGAAGAGGCCGGCCTTCCAAAAGGCGTCTTAAACGTGATCGTCGGTCGTGGCTCGGAAATCGGCGACGCCATCGTCGAGCACCCGATCCCTAAACTCATCTCATTCACCGGCTCGACCGAAGTCGGGAAAGGTATCGCCGAGAAGGCGGGCCGCTCGTTGAAAAAGACCGCGCTCGAACTCGGCGGCAACAACGTCTTCGTCGTGTTAGACGACGCCGACATCGACCGCGCCGTCGAATCGGCCGTGTACAGCAAGTTCTTCCACCAAGGTCAAATCTGTATGTCGACGAACCGGATCCTCGTCGCCGAATCGATTCACGATGCGTTCCTCGAGAAATTCGTTGAACGAGTCCGTGCCTTGAAGTTCGGCAACCCGAACGAATCGGACACGCAAGTCGGACCGCTCATCGACCACGACCAAGTCGAGCGGATCCTCGATCAAATTGACAAGACGGTCAACGCTGGGGCGACGCTCCACGTCGGCGGCAAAGCGGATGGGAACGTCCTCGAGCCGACCGTGTTAAGCGGCGTCACGAATGACATGCCGCTCGCTAAAAATGAGATTTTCGGACCGGTCGCCGTCATTCTGTCGTTCAAAGACGACGCCGAGGCGCTGAAACTCTCGAACGAACTCCCGTATGGACTGAGCGGTGCCGTCCACGGTTCGGTGTATCGCGCGACCGAGTTCGCCCGTCAAGTCGAGACGGGAATGATTCACGTCAACGACCAATCGGTGAACGATGAGCCACACTTGCCGTTTGGCGGCGAGAAAGACTCGGGTCTCGGCCGTTTCAACGGCGAATGGGTGCTCGAGGAGTTCACGACGCTCCAATGGGTGTCCGTCATGCATGAACGCCGGGAATACAAACCATTCTTCTCATAA
- a CDS encoding PadR family transcriptional regulator yields the protein MAMSQMLKGLLEGCLLAIIDKGETYGYEMSEKLQAYGFTMVSEGSIYPVLLRMKKDGWVETIQKTLPSGGPKRKYYILTDAGRQELLAFKQRWAEVSSGVDRVLREGNEDGTFKKES from the coding sequence ATGGCGATGAGTCAAATGTTGAAAGGGTTGCTCGAGGGTTGCCTGTTGGCCATCATCGATAAAGGAGAGACGTACGGCTATGAGATGTCGGAGAAACTACAGGCGTACGGCTTCACGATGGTGAGCGAGGGTAGTATCTATCCGGTATTGTTACGGATGAAGAAAGACGGCTGGGTCGAAACGATTCAAAAAACACTGCCATCCGGAGGCCCGAAACGAAAATATTATATTTTGACGGATGCGGGACGGCAAGAATTGCTAGCCTTCAAACAACGTTGGGCGGAAGTATCAAGCGGCGTCGACCGTGTACTCAGAGAGGGGAATGAAGATGGAACTTTCAAAAAAGAGTCGTAA
- a CDS encoding HAAS domain-containing protein has product MDDLAVYLMSSGKSEEEVQDVVAELKDHLEEAERAGKSVDDVVGQSPKAYMQHLGHEMAFDGKGFFKIIAMLVPNVFAYIIIGNFIQGEMTFSTAQLVGFPLVAVLFLLAAAQAFRNMSVRSTESKIKTGATYIALAALPMTLFLGLMILDIFVEMPTIVFGPTAQLVLFGLAVITLLLVSIWTKTWINLIIPLLLFGPQYALAQTKLPLEQQLIFSMLILVVGMGIFLFVWWKKNQQGQA; this is encoded by the coding sequence TTGGATGATTTAGCAGTCTATCTTATGTCGAGCGGAAAATCGGAAGAGGAAGTGCAAGACGTTGTCGCCGAGTTGAAAGATCATCTCGAGGAAGCGGAACGGGCAGGAAAAAGTGTGGACGATGTCGTCGGCCAAAGTCCGAAAGCCTACATGCAACATCTCGGGCATGAAATGGCGTTTGATGGAAAAGGCTTTTTCAAAATCATCGCGATGTTGGTTCCGAACGTGTTTGCTTACATTATCATCGGAAATTTCATTCAAGGCGAGATGACGTTCTCGACGGCCCAGTTGGTTGGGTTCCCGCTCGTCGCCGTTCTGTTCTTGCTGGCCGCCGCACAAGCGTTCCGCAACATGTCGGTCCGCTCGACAGAAAGCAAAATTAAAACCGGGGCGACGTACATCGCGCTCGCCGCGTTGCCGATGACATTGTTCCTTGGACTGATGATACTCGACATCTTCGTCGAGATGCCGACGATCGTGTTCGGTCCAACCGCTCAACTCGTATTGTTCGGTCTGGCCGTCATCACGTTGCTCCTCGTCTCGATTTGGACGAAGACGTGGATCAATCTGATTATCCCGCTTCTCTTATTCGGGCCGCAGTACGCGCTCGCTCAGACGAAGCTGCCGCTCGAGCAACAACTGATATTCTCGATGTTGATTTTGGTCGTCGGGATGGGAATCTTCTTGTTCGTCTGGTGGAAAAAGAATCAACAGGGGCAAGCCTGA
- a CDS encoding alpha/beta hydrolase, which produces MPVNPTIQFYLNQFQNQLPTTYDQLDPLELRRQEDAMMTRFQHREHVHEVEDRLIPLPGRTIPIRIYRTGHGIAPALVYYHGGGYVTGSLDTHDAICRTIANEADCTVISVSYRLAPEHKFPTAVYDSFDALAWVAEHAVTLRVDASRLAVGGDSAGGTLATVSALIALERGGPSIVHQLLFYPVTGTEENLPLSLIEYANGYLLDEGLIRWFQQQYFNDETELAHPYASPILSPYLAELPPTTLLTAEYDPLRDLGRAYANKLVSLGVPVDYKNYAGLIHGFANYYFYVPEAKRAVREAARSLRDTFAHEKTRP; this is translated from the coding sequence TTGCCAGTCAATCCGACGATTCAATTTTATTTGAACCAGTTTCAAAATCAGCTCCCGACCACATATGACCAATTGGATCCGCTCGAATTGAGACGACAAGAAGATGCGATGATGACCCGGTTTCAACATAGAGAGCACGTGCACGAGGTTGAGGACCGTCTCATTCCATTACCGGGACGGACGATTCCGATTCGTATCTATCGGACGGGTCATGGGATTGCGCCGGCCCTCGTCTATTATCACGGAGGCGGCTACGTCACGGGGAGTCTCGACACGCACGATGCGATTTGCCGGACTATCGCGAATGAGGCCGACTGTACCGTCATCTCGGTCAGTTACCGACTCGCACCAGAACATAAATTTCCGACGGCCGTTTACGATAGCTTTGATGCGCTCGCCTGGGTCGCCGAACATGCGGTAACACTCCGGGTGGACGCCTCTCGTCTCGCCGTCGGAGGCGACAGCGCCGGCGGGACGCTTGCCACGGTGAGTGCCTTGATTGCGCTCGAGCGAGGTGGCCCGTCTATCGTGCATCAGCTCTTGTTCTACCCGGTCACGGGGACCGAGGAAAATTTACCGTTGTCTTTGATCGAATATGCCAACGGCTACTTGCTCGACGAAGGATTGATTCGCTGGTTCCAGCAGCAATATTTTAATGATGAGACGGAATTGGCACATCCGTATGCGTCGCCGATCTTGTCCCCATACTTGGCGGAATTGCCACCGACGACCCTTCTCACGGCGGAGTACGATCCGCTTCGGGACCTCGGGCGGGCGTATGCGAACAAGCTCGTCAGCCTCGGTGTCCCCGTTGACTATAAGAACTATGCCGGATTGATTCACGGATTTGCGAACTATTACTTTTACGTGCCAGAAGCGAAACGCGCTGTGAGAGAGGCGGCCCGATCGTTACGAGATACGTTCGCACATGAAAAAACTCGCCCGTGA
- a CDS encoding GNAT family N-acetyltransferase, with the protein MPKQPITNLEYSEKELESFFYLADETFGIDFREWYKAGEWTDRYRCYSLTFYRNVISSVGMSRMTVMMDGTAREAYQIGTVMTDEIRQGEGLATRIFKHLFKQHDTDGLPYFLACNERLAPFYEQQGFSAQPEPELFVSVSGSASPLEHVEVDAEQWRRFKLESLPFSPRLYATDDMHIWMFHYYQGMDEDVYRFDDVHVIYIIERSRLILYAVLSPRPVDMRDVVARLSFEGITEIVFQFTPDLDSVEQRPSSDGPWMIRMNEGEFFPEGCRFPYLSQA; encoded by the coding sequence ATGCCGAAACAGCCAATCACCAACCTCGAGTATTCGGAAAAAGAACTCGAATCGTTTTTTTACTTAGCCGACGAGACATTCGGCATCGATTTTCGCGAGTGGTACAAAGCTGGAGAATGGACTGACCGTTATCGCTGCTATTCATTGACGTTCTATCGGAATGTCATCTCGAGCGTCGGAATGAGCCGGATGACAGTGATGATGGACGGAACCGCGCGCGAAGCGTATCAAATCGGAACGGTCATGACGGACGAAATCCGACAAGGAGAAGGGCTCGCCACCCGCATCTTTAAGCACTTGTTCAAGCAGCATGACACGGATGGGTTGCCTTATTTTTTGGCTTGTAACGAAAGGCTTGCACCGTTTTACGAGCAACAGGGGTTCTCCGCCCAACCCGAACCGGAGCTATTCGTTTCAGTCTCGGGATCGGCCTCCCCACTCGAACATGTCGAAGTCGATGCCGAACAGTGGCGGCGTTTCAAACTGGAGTCACTCCCGTTTTCACCGCGCCTCTATGCGACAGACGATATGCACATTTGGATGTTCCATTACTATCAAGGGATGGACGAGGACGTGTATCGTTTCGATGACGTCCATGTCATTTATATAATCGAGCGCTCGCGTTTAATTCTGTACGCCGTGCTGTCGCCGCGTCCTGTCGATATGCGTGACGTCGTGGCACGCCTCTCTTTTGAAGGCATCACGGAAATTGTCTTTCAATTTACGCCCGACCTGGATAGTGTGGAGCAACGTCCGTCCAGCGACGGTCCATGGATGATTCGCATGAACGAAGGGGAGTTTTTCCCTGAAGGTTGTCGCTTCCCTTATTTGTCGCAAGCATGA